The proteins below are encoded in one region of Polypterus senegalus isolate Bchr_013 chromosome 2, ASM1683550v1, whole genome shotgun sequence:
- the LOC120524276 gene encoding olfactory receptor 10A5-like: MNTTTIPEADFVLNCMVATEKKTFTIATLALIYLITLFGNLLVILVILINHQLQTPMFFCIGALAAIDLANSSNLIPKMLSLLIFNYTVVSSGFCLLQMVLVFHLEVIETLLLGLMAYDRYVAVLYPLRYPSIITNRTVFIFLVVFNDPKYLIILSITAAVLGIGPLVLILFSYTRIAYAALKISSSEGKNKVFSTCLTHLLVVGLFYCPLLLSYVLPGAGVKLSTEAYNTMVIVGNIIPPMLNPIIYSFRNKEIKNSIYKLFMGKKTVTQIGAKK, translated from the exons ATGAATACAACTACCATTCCAGAAgctgactttgtgttgaactGCATGGTTGCCACAGAGAAGAAGACCTTCACAATTGCAACCCTTGCTCTAATCTACCTAATAACTCTTTTTGGGAATCTCCTTGTAATTCTGGTCATATTAATAAACCATCAACTGCAGACACCCATGTTTTTCTGTATTGGTGCCTTAGCAGCGATTGACTTGGCAAACAGTAGTAACCTCATCCCCAAAATGCTTTCTCTTCTTATATTTAACTACACCGTCGTGTCCAGTGGTTTTTGTTTGCTGCAAATGGTTCTTGTCTTCCACTTGGAGGTAATAGAAACTCTTCTTTTGGGCCTAATGGCATATGACCGCTATGTAGCCGTTCTCTATCCTCTGAGATACCCTTCCATTATTACAAATagaactgttttcatttttcttgtagTTTTTAATG ACCCAAAATACTTAATTATTTTGTCCATCACTGCTGCTGTTCTTGGCATTGGGCCATTGGTCCTGATCCTGTTTTCCTACACTCGGATTGCTTATGCAGCTCTTAAAATTTCATCATCGGAAGGCAAGAACAAAGTTTTCAGCACATGTTTGACACACCTTCTGGTGGTTGGACTCTTCTATTGTCCCTTGTTGTTATCTTATGTGCTACCGGGAGCCGGAGTAAAACTGTCAACAGAAGCCTATAACACAATGGTCATTGTGGGTAATATCATTCCTCCAATGTTGAATCCAATAATTTATAGCTTTAGGAACAAGgaaattaaaaacagcatttataaactttttatgggaaaaaaaacTGTCACACAAATCGGAGCAAAGAAATAA